GCGACAGGAAGTAGGTGCGCTCGCACTCCGCGGCGTAACCGTTGACGCGCAGGAAGCCGAGCGCGATGTGGGGGCCCACCTCCAGGCGATCCGCGATGGTGGGCACGCCGTGGGGCTGCGCGCTCAGCGGAGCCGGCCAGCTGCCCACCAGCACGCTGCTGGTCAGCACGTCATAGCCGCGCTCCTTCATGATTCGCAGCTGCACCGCGCGCCCCTGCGCGAAGAGCTCCAGCTCGGAGACCCCGTAATAGGAGGTGGCCAGGAGCTTCTCCACGGCCAGGTCCGCGTAGCGGGCCGCGTCACGGAGCATCTCCACCTCGGCGGGTGACTTCACCACCCGGAGCGCCTCGACGAGCGGCAGCGTCCGCGGCGAGAGGTGCGCGAGCCGGCTGGCGATCTCCTGGGGCAGCGAAGGCTCCACGCCCACCTGGCCGAACCCCTCGAGCAGCTCCAGCAGCCGCTCCGCCCAGCCCTGGCCCACGGGGGCGGGATAGTCCCAGTAGTGCAGCACCTCGTCCACGTTGGGCGCGGCGCGCAGGTGCTCCTGCTCCAACGCGGGTACCAGGAGGACCTGCTTGCCCTCCGGTTTCACGAGGATGAAGAACGGACGCTCGAGCGGCCTGTAGGAGACACCGGTGAGGTAGTAGATGCTGTCCTCACTGGAGACCAGGAAGGCCTCGAGCCCGGCCTCGGCCACCCGCTGGCGCAGGCACCGCATCCGCTCCAGGTATTCACTCCGCGCGATCATGTCCGTCCCCTGTTCGAAGAGGGCGGGCAGTCTCATCCGATTTCGCGAGGCGCGGAAAGAGGAACGCCCGGAAGCCTCATGGGCTCCCGGGCGTCTTGGCTTCAGCGGCTGCTCCGGCGCGGGACCACTACGCCTTGGGAGCCTCCTGCTGCGACTGCTGCTCCGGCTTCTTGGGGGAGACCAGCGAGTCGATCTTCCGGGTGAGCCGATCCAGCTCGCGGTTGATGGCCTCCACCTGCGACTGGCTCGCCACGCCGCCCACCACCTTCACCATGCGGTCCTGCAGTCCGTTGAGGCGCTGGCGAACCTCGCCGCCCACCCACGTCGCCTTCTTCTCCAGCTCCTTCACCGCCGGCTTCTCACGCAGCTCGTTCACGTTGAGCCGCTGCAGCACCTCGCGGCTGGACTCGCGGCTGCGCGACACCAGCGTCTGCAGCGCCTTCTGCGCCTCCGTCTCGAGCTGGCCGAACTGCTTCTGCGCCTGCTCCAGCCGGCCCTTCACGAAGGACGTCACCTGGCCCGCGGCCCCGGTCACCACCGTCTCCACCTTGGCCGCCTCGGCCTTCACCGCCTCGGCCACCTTCTCCACCACCGGCGTCTCGGCCTTCACCGACTCGGCCTTCACCGCCTCGGCCACCACCGTCTCCGCCTTCACCGTCTCCGCCTGCTGCTCGGCCACCGGCGCGGCCTCCTGGGCCACGGGCGCGGCCTCCTGGGCCACCGCCTCGGTGTTCTGCTGCTCCGTCGTCTGGGCCACGGACTCCTTGGCGGCCCCCTCGGTCTTCACCGTCTTGTTCTTCGCCATGTGTGCTCGTCTCCTGGACTCGGACTGACGGGCATACAGGTAACGCATCGCGTCACAGGCGTCAACAGGATTTGACGCAATGCGACAATCGCCTCGTACCCGGGGGAGGAACGGGCGAGCGAGCGTACAGTGCGCGCGCCATGTTCAACGCTTTTCGCTCCATCCTCACCTGCGGCCTGCTCGGATTGTCCACTGTTGGACAGGCCCAGCCCACCCCGTCCTCCCGGCGCGACGTCGCCGACCTCTATGCCTCGCTCTGCGCCAACTGCCACGGTCCCAAGATGGAGGGGGCGCTGGGGCCGAGCCTCGTCGACGACATCTGGAAGTCCGGTGCCGACGACGCGGGCATCGCGCGGAGCATCCGCGAGGGGCAGCTGGCTTCGGGCATGCCCGCGTTCTCGGGCGCGCTGTCGCCGCAGGACACCCGGGCGCTCGTCATCTACATCCGCGAGCAGGGCGCGAGGCGGCGGAGCGAGGCCGCCTCCATCGCGAAGCCGGTGGCCGACAAGCCCGTGCGCAGCGAGCTGCACGCCTTCAAGCTCGAGACGGTGGCCGAGGGACTCGACACCCCGTGGTCCGTGGCGTTCCTGCCCGACGGGCGCATGCTCGTGACGGAGAAGGCCGGACGCCTGCGCGTGGTGGAGAAGGGCCGCCTGCTGCCCGAGCCCATCGCGGGCACGCCAGACGTCTGGTCCAGGGGCCAGGGCGGGCTGCTCGATGTCGCCGTGCATCCCGACGCCGCGAAGAATGGGTGGATCTACCTTTCCTACAGCGACCCGGGCGCGAATGGCTCCGCCATGACGGCCATCGTCCGGGGCAAGCTGCGCGAGGGCCGCTTCGTGGAGCAACAGACGCTCTTCCGCGCGCCGCCCGGGCTGTACCGCACCGGGAACGTGCACTTCGGCTCCCGCTTCGTCTTCGATGGCAAGGGACACCTGTTCTTCTCCATCGGCGAGCGGGGCCAGAAGGAGGACGCACAGGACTTGTCGCGGCCCAATGGCAAGGTGCACCGCATCCGCGAGGACGGGAGCATTCCCAAGGACAACCCGTTCGCCGGCCGCGAGGGCGCCATTCCGAGCATCTGGAGCTACGGCAACCGCAACCCGCAGGGGCTCGCGCGGCATCCGGTGACGGGGGACCTGTGGGAGACGGAGCACGGCCCCCGGGGTGGCGACGAGCTGAACCGCATCGAGCCGGGCCGCAACTACGGCTGGCCGGTCATCACCTACGGCATGAACTATGACGGCACGCCGATGACCGATCGCACCGCGCAGGAGGGCATGCAGCAGCCCGTGCTGCACTGGACGCCGTCCATCGCCGTGTGCGCGGCGGACTTCTACACGGGCAGCCGCTTCCCCCAGTGGAAGAACG
The sequence above is drawn from the Archangium gephyra genome and encodes:
- a CDS encoding PQQ-dependent sugar dehydrogenase, coding for MFNAFRSILTCGLLGLSTVGQAQPTPSSRRDVADLYASLCANCHGPKMEGALGPSLVDDIWKSGADDAGIARSIREGQLASGMPAFSGALSPQDTRALVIYIREQGARRRSEAASIAKPVADKPVRSELHAFKLETVAEGLDTPWSVAFLPDGRMLVTEKAGRLRVVEKGRLLPEPIAGTPDVWSRGQGGLLDVAVHPDAAKNGWIYLSYSDPGANGSAMTAIVRGKLREGRFVEQQTLFRAPPGLYRTGNVHFGSRFVFDGKGHLFFSIGERGQKEDAQDLSRPNGKVHRIREDGSIPKDNPFAGREGAIPSIWSYGNRNPQGLARHPVTGDLWETEHGPRGGDELNRIEPGRNYGWPVITYGMNYDGTPMTDRTAQEGMQQPVLHWTPSIAVCAADFYTGSRFPQWKNDLFVGALAEQEVRRLRIENGKVVHQEVLFKDVGRVRDVVSGPDGYLYVVFNDPDRLARLVPAPALEPASGKAPGAKP
- a CDS encoding M24 family metallopeptidase, giving the protein MRLPALFEQGTDMIARSEYLERMRCLRQRVAEAGLEAFLVSSEDSIYYLTGVSYRPLERPFFILVKPEGKQVLLVPALEQEHLRAAPNVDEVLHYWDYPAPVGQGWAERLLELLEGFGQVGVEPSLPQEIASRLAHLSPRTLPLVEALRVVKSPAEVEMLRDAARYADLAVEKLLATSYYGVSELELFAQGRAVQLRIMKERGYDVLTSSVLVGSWPAPLSAQPHGVPTIADRLEVGPHIALGFLRVNGYAAECERTYFLSPPREVERAAFAVMLEARRRAFALVRPGVDCSEIDAVTKDFLQKEGHGGHLLHRTGHGFGLGNHEAPWVAEGCTDVLRENMFISIEPGIYLPGVGGIRHSDTVRVTRDGYECLTHAPTDLASLTITASKRLHRVKGALMRRAAGVK